Proteins from one Sylvia atricapilla isolate bSylAtr1 chromosome 1, bSylAtr1.pri, whole genome shotgun sequence genomic window:
- the IL6 gene encoding interleukin-6, which produces MKFSRDCGCDRARAGRRRPPALRAALLPPPALLLLLLLLVPRAAAAPLPNADSSGEAELEEAAARRAALPDSLRLARLLHARATQLQDEMCEKFTVCQNSMEMLLHNNLNLPKVTEEDGCLLAGFNEDKCLRKISSGLYTFQTYLKYIQETFVSENQNVESLSLSTEHLAHILRQMVIDPEEVIIPDAATQESLHTKLKSIKAWTEKITIHLILRDFTSFMEKTVRAVRYLKNTRSFSA; this is translated from the exons ATGAAGTTTTCCCGGGACTGTGGCTGCGACCGTGCCCGcgccggccgccgccggccgcccgCCCTCCGCGCcgcgctgctgccgccgcccgcgctgctgctgctgctgctgctgctggtgccgcgggccgccgccgccccgctgCCCAACGCGGACTCCTCGGGGGAGGCCGAGCtggaggaggcggcggcgcggcgggcggcgctgCCCGACAGCCTGCGGCTGGCGCGGCTGCTGCACGCCCGGGCGACACAGCTGCAGGACGAG ATGTGCGAGAAGTTTACCGTCTGCCAGAACAGCATGGAAATGCTCCTCCACAACAACCTCAACCTCCCCAAGGTGACGGAGGAAGATGGGTGTCTGCTCGCCGGCTTTAATGAG GATAAATGCTTGAGAAAAATCTCCAGCGGGCTTTATACATTTCAGACATACCTCAAATACATACAAGAAACTTTTGTTagtgaaaaccaaaatgttGAATCGCTATCCCTTAGCACAGAGCACCTGGCACACATCTTAAGACAGATG GTGATCGACCCCGAAGAAGTGATCATCCCAGATGCAGCTACCCAGGAATCCCTCCACACAAAGCTGAAGTCCATTAAGGCCTGGACAGAGAAAATCACCATCCATCTCATCCTCCGAGATTTTACTTCATTTATGGAGAAGACAGTGAGGGCCGTGCGCTATTTGAAAAACACCAGGAGTTTCAGTGCTTGA